One Methylocystis iwaonis genomic window, CACGATCTTCGTGCTCGTGCTGCTCTGGGTCGGCGCTCATTCGAAATTCGCCGCGCTGATCGACGCGCGCATCAACCGCATCAAGAGCGAGCTTGCGGAAGCCGAGCGTCTGCGCTCGGAGGCCGAGACGCTGCTGGCGTCCTTTGAAAAGAAGCGCGAGGAAGCCGAGGCCGAAGCCAAGGCGATCGTCGCGGCGGCGAAGGAAGAAGCCGAGCTGATCGCCGCTGAAGGCAAGCGCCGCATCGAGGAATTCACGGCGCGCAGCGTGAAGCAGGTCGAGCAGAAGATCGCTCAGGCCGAAGCGCAGGCCGCCGCCGAAGTGCGCGCCGCCGCCGCCGATGCCGCTGTGAAGGTCGCCGAGCGCGTTCTTGCCAGCGGCGCCGCTGGCAAGGACTTCGTGATGGCGGGCATCAATGACGTGAAGTCGCTCGCCGAGCCGGCGCGCTACGTTTCGAACTGATCGAGCGCTTCTTACAAGAGAACGAGTGTTTTTGAACGGGCTGGCGCTTTTAGCGCCGGCCCTTCTTCTTTTTATGGACCGGGGCCTCGCCGGCGGCGGCGCCATCTGTGAAGCCGACGAGGATTTCGTAATCCTCCTGCGCCTTCGCGACCGTCGGCGCGATGAGCGGATCGGCAAGAAATCGAAAATCCGCGCGCGCTGCGCCCGATGGAACGGTCGCGCTCACTCGGTAGGTCTTCGACGACACGATCGAATCGTCCTTGGTTCGACGCAGCGCTACGCGGACCACGCCGCCATAAGAACCAGCGGCGCCGACAGGGCCCAGCATAGCGTCGCCCTCGACCCCAACCCTGATCGTCAGATGATCGCCTTCGACGATGCATTCCCGCGCGGTCGATTTGATCGATAGCTGATGATGCACGGCCGCCGAATCGGCGCCGGCAGGCGAACGAATCATCTGCGATCCGTCCTCATTGACGATGACAGGGCAATCGGCCGTGGCCCCCGGGGCCAGGGACTCCCCATTCGCGCCGCCCCCGAACCACTCGGGGACGCCAACCTTGGGAAGCTCGAATGCCGCCACGCCGAATGTGGAGAGCCCCGCGGCGACGGCCAGCGCTCCTAAACCAGTAAAGCCAGCTTTCATATAACGCGCCCATCCCTATGGAAGCTTTGCGAAGCCTTCTTTGAAGCCCTGGAGCGTCAGCGGAAGCCCGATTCCCTCTTCTGGAACCTGATGGATGATGAAGGTCGCGGTCTTACCATTTTTGAGCTGATCGATCAGCTTGTCGTCCATGACGACTTCTGCGACGCAACCCGTTGGCAGACATTTGACAAATCCGGCGCGACCGATGTCGGTTTCGTCGATTTTGAGACCGAGGCCATTCGGCAGCAGAACCCCGAGCGGCGCGATCACTCTGAGCAAACGACTCTTTCCGTCGCTGGTTTTCAGGACGATGACGACCAGATTGACGTTGCTTTTGTCCTCGGCGACGACGCTCTGGATCAAGGCGCATTGCTCGGAGGCGGCGCCCACGGGCGTCTCGCACCGAATCTCCCAATCGCCGAATTTGGATTTCACGACGCCTTGCGCTTGCGCCGCGTCGACACAGCCGATTGTCAGGAGAATTCCGGCAAGACCTGCGACTGATTGTCGCAATGGGGTCAGGTATGGGGCCATGTATGACGCGGCGCGCAAAGGATTCATGGTGGCTCCAGCAGCAATTGCTCTTCTTCGCCGATCCTGGGATCCAATCTCGGCCGCATAGCGGCGAACCGCGATGAGAGCCGCCGTTGCCTAGCAAATGGTCCCGTCCTGTCAAGCAGACGCGAAATCCTCGCGGCTTTTGCGGTTAGCGCGACGTTTTGTCATTTAAAATGTGGCGTCGCAGTAATTGCGCGAGGCTGCCGTTTGTGGTTGAACCGGGCCGGGTCGGGCGAGAGCTTTTGGCGGCGGAAGCGCGTCCGAAAATTGCATGAAAAACATCGAATCTGGCTGACGAATAAGGTGCGAAAGGCGACCTGCATGTCCAAGGGCAATCGAAAATTCATGTCTGGGGGAGCGCTCGCTGCGCTAGTTGCGCTTCCGGTCGTCCTCTTTGCAGGCTTCGCCTATGCTCAAGTCGAGGGGCAGCCCACGCCGGGCGGCATCGGCCTCCCGGCGACGGTTACCGACGTCGGTCATGAGACGCAGTTTTTCTATAACGGCATCCTTCTGCCGGTCATCACCTTCATCGCCCTCGCGGTGCTCGGTCTGCTGCTTTACGTCTCCTGGCGCTACAACGAGCAGGCGAACCCGGTGCCGTCGAAGCTGACCCATCACACGGGCCTCGAGATCGCCTGGACGCTGCTGCCGATCCTCATTCTGGTCTTCATCGCCATTCCGTCCTTCCGCATTCTCGCGCATCAGGTCGAAATCCCCGAGTCGAAGATCACCATAAAGGTGACTGGCAATCAGTGGTACTGGTCCTACAAATATCCCGAGGATCAGGGCGGCGGCTTCGGTTTCGACCAGCTCATGAAGCCGGAGAACGAGCTGAAGGAAGGCGAGCCGCGCCTCCTCGCCGTGGACAATGAAGCCTATGTTCCTGTCAATGAGGTCGTGAAGCTGCAGATCACCGCGGCGGACGTCATTCATTCCTTCGTTATTCCGGCGTTCGGCGTTCGCATGGACGCGGTGCCGGGCCGTCTCAACGAGACTTGGTTCCGGGCCGAGAAGGAAGGCGTCTATTACGGCCAGTGTTCGAAGATTTGCGGCAAGGACCACGCCTTCATGCCGATGGCGATCCGCGTCGTCAGCCGCGAGAAGTACGACGAGTGGCTGGTCGAGGCCAAGAAGAAATTCGCGGCGGCCGAGTCGCGCACCCGCATCGCCTCGAGCGAGCAGGCTCGCTGAATCAGACGCAAGACAACATAAGACATCGAGG contains:
- a CDS encoding F0F1 ATP synthase subunit B family protein (Produces ATP from ADP in the presence of a proton gradient across the membrane. Subunit B is part of the membrane proton channel.), producing the protein MHFDAEFYVAVGFTIFVLVLLWVGAHSKFAALIDARINRIKSELAEAERLRSEAETLLASFEKKREEAEAEAKAIVAAAKEEAELIAAEGKRRIEEFTARSVKQVEQKIAQAEAQAAAEVRAAAADAAVKVAERVLASGAAGKDFVMAGINDVKSLAEPARYVSN
- a CDS encoding invasion associated locus B family protein, encoding MNPLRAASYMAPYLTPLRQSVAGLAGILLTIGCVDAAQAQGVVKSKFGDWEIRCETPVGAASEQCALIQSVVAEDKSNVNLVVIVLKTSDGKSRLLRVIAPLGVLLPNGLGLKIDETDIGRAGFVKCLPTGCVAEVVMDDKLIDQLKNGKTATFIIHQVPEEGIGLPLTLQGFKEGFAKLP
- the coxB gene encoding cytochrome c oxidase subunit II → MSGGALAALVALPVVLFAGFAYAQVEGQPTPGGIGLPATVTDVGHETQFFYNGILLPVITFIALAVLGLLLYVSWRYNEQANPVPSKLTHHTGLEIAWTLLPILILVFIAIPSFRILAHQVEIPESKITIKVTGNQWYWSYKYPEDQGGGFGFDQLMKPENELKEGEPRLLAVDNEAYVPVNEVVKLQITAADVIHSFVIPAFGVRMDAVPGRLNETWFRAEKEGVYYGQCSKICGKDHAFMPMAIRVVSREKYDEWLVEAKKKFAAAESRTRIASSEQAR